The Triticum aestivum cultivar Chinese Spring chromosome 3A, IWGSC CS RefSeq v2.1, whole genome shotgun sequence genome includes a region encoding these proteins:
- the LOC123062830 gene encoding GDP-L-galactose phosphorylase 1 isoform X3 — protein sequence MPVISPLPFSLLPAPAAPAASRARWNSFPHHRLLRGMCSNGFDSTNCLRMEEVEPNLSPFLHKLFKEWDDCKARGLFHHNITTCETKVLPGEHNFVATLIEGRDQKKRPTEFGMNQVLQPFHSDKFNFTKVKPEEVIFRFQETENDSAQYFDGAPPTVSASPSSILINVSPIGYCHVLLIPQIQECLPQRVDRESFLLAMYVAREAKNPFFRVGYNSLGAFATINHLHFQAYYLKVQYPVEKAPTEKLTVVGNGVSISQLVRYPVSGFAFEGGASLEDLSQVVSDACIFLQENNRPFNVLISESGKRLFLLLQCYAEKQASGKASQEFLDMRINPAVWELSGHLVLKRRKDYDEASAATLCGFLVEASLSEAEFQELKKCVLEFLASASPEK from the exons ATGCCCGTCATCTCCCCCCTTCCTTTCTCGCTTTTGCCAGCGCCGGCTGCTCCCGCGGCGTCGCGAGCTCGCTGGAACAGCTTCCCGCACCACCGGCTTTTGCGAG GCATGTGCAGCAACGGTTTTGATTCAACTAACTGCCTTCGTATGGAGGAGGTTGAGCCGAATTTATCCCCATTTCTCCACAAGCTTTTTAAAGAG TGGGATGACTGCAAGGCGAGGGGATTGTTTCACCACAACATCACTACCTGTGAGACCAAG GTGCTACCTGGAGAACACAATTTTGTTGCAACATTGATAGAAGGGCGTGACCAGAAGAAGCGGCCAACTGAATTTGGAATGAACCAAGTCCTCCAACCATTTCATAGTGACAAGTTCAATTTCACTAAAGTTAAACCGGAGGAGGTGATCTTCAGGTTCCAAGAAACTGAGAATGATTCTGCCCAGTATTTTGACGGAGCTCCTCCCACTGTTTCAGCTTCTCCTAGCAGCATTTTGATCAAC GTGAGCCCAATCGGGTACTGTCATGTGCTTTTGATCCCTCAAATCCAGGAATGCTTGCCGCAAAGGGTTGATCGAGAGAGCTTCTTACTGGCCATGTACGTCGCAAGGGAGGCAAAGAATCCATTCTTCAGAGTTGGCTATAACAGTCTGGGTGCTTTCGCAACAATCAATCACCTCCATTTCCAA GCATACTATCTGAAAGTGCAGTATCCAGTCgaaaaggcgccaacagaaaagcTCACAGTCGTAGGGAACGGTGTCAGCATTTCTCAGCTGGTGCGGTACCCAGTAAGCGGCTTTGCATTTGAAGGGGGAGCGAGCCTGGAGGATCTGTCACAGGTCGTCTCAGATGCATGCATCTTCTTGCAAGAGAATAACAGACCTTTCAATGTCCTTATCTCTGAATCTGGCAAGAGATTATTCCTTCTACTACAG TGCTACGCTGAGAAGCAGGCTTCCGGGAAGGCGAGCCAGGAATTCCTCGACATGAGAATCAACCCAGCGGTGTGGGAGCTCAGCGGCCATCTGGTTCTGAAGAGGAGGAAGGACTACGACGAAGCATCTGCGGCAACACTATGCGGGTTTTTGGTTGAAGCGTCCCTGTCTGAAGCAgagttccaggagctgaagaagtgCGTCTTGGAGTTCCTGGCCAGTGCAAGTCCTGAAAAGTGA
- the LOC123062830 gene encoding GDP-L-galactose phosphorylase 1 isoform X2 → MPVISPLPFSLLPAPAAPAASRARWNSFPHHRLLRAGMCSNGFDSTNCLRMEEVEPNLSPFLHKLFKEWDDCKARGLFHHNITTCETKVLPGEHNFVATLIEGRDQKKRPTEFGMNQVLQPFHSDKFNFTKVKPEEVIFRFQETENDSAQYFDGAPPTVSASPSSILINVSPIGYCHVLLIPQIQECLPQRVDRESFLLAMYVAREAKNPFFRVGYNSLGAFATINHLHFQAYYLKVQYPVEKAPTEKLTVVGNGVSISQLVRYPVSGFAFEGGASLEDLSQVVSDACIFLQENNRPFNVLISESGKRLFLLLQCYAEKQASGKASQEFLDMRINPAVWELSGHLVLKRRKDYDEASAATLCGFLVEASLSEAEFQELKKCVLEFLASASPEK, encoded by the exons ATGCCCGTCATCTCCCCCCTTCCTTTCTCGCTTTTGCCAGCGCCGGCTGCTCCCGCGGCGTCGCGAGCTCGCTGGAACAGCTTCCCGCACCACCGGCTTTTGCGAG CAGGCATGTGCAGCAACGGTTTTGATTCAACTAACTGCCTTCGTATGGAGGAGGTTGAGCCGAATTTATCCCCATTTCTCCACAAGCTTTTTAAAGAG TGGGATGACTGCAAGGCGAGGGGATTGTTTCACCACAACATCACTACCTGTGAGACCAAG GTGCTACCTGGAGAACACAATTTTGTTGCAACATTGATAGAAGGGCGTGACCAGAAGAAGCGGCCAACTGAATTTGGAATGAACCAAGTCCTCCAACCATTTCATAGTGACAAGTTCAATTTCACTAAAGTTAAACCGGAGGAGGTGATCTTCAGGTTCCAAGAAACTGAGAATGATTCTGCCCAGTATTTTGACGGAGCTCCTCCCACTGTTTCAGCTTCTCCTAGCAGCATTTTGATCAAC GTGAGCCCAATCGGGTACTGTCATGTGCTTTTGATCCCTCAAATCCAGGAATGCTTGCCGCAAAGGGTTGATCGAGAGAGCTTCTTACTGGCCATGTACGTCGCAAGGGAGGCAAAGAATCCATTCTTCAGAGTTGGCTATAACAGTCTGGGTGCTTTCGCAACAATCAATCACCTCCATTTCCAA GCATACTATCTGAAAGTGCAGTATCCAGTCgaaaaggcgccaacagaaaagcTCACAGTCGTAGGGAACGGTGTCAGCATTTCTCAGCTGGTGCGGTACCCAGTAAGCGGCTTTGCATTTGAAGGGGGAGCGAGCCTGGAGGATCTGTCACAGGTCGTCTCAGATGCATGCATCTTCTTGCAAGAGAATAACAGACCTTTCAATGTCCTTATCTCTGAATCTGGCAAGAGATTATTCCTTCTACTACAG TGCTACGCTGAGAAGCAGGCTTCCGGGAAGGCGAGCCAGGAATTCCTCGACATGAGAATCAACCCAGCGGTGTGGGAGCTCAGCGGCCATCTGGTTCTGAAGAGGAGGAAGGACTACGACGAAGCATCTGCGGCAACACTATGCGGGTTTTTGGTTGAAGCGTCCCTGTCTGAAGCAgagttccaggagctgaagaagtgCGTCTTGGAGTTCCTGGCCAGTGCAAGTCCTGAAAAGTGA
- the LOC123062830 gene encoding GDP-L-galactose phosphorylase 1 isoform X1: MPVISPLPFSLLPAPAAPAASRARWNSFPHHRLLRVETKAGMCSNGFDSTNCLRMEEVEPNLSPFLHKLFKEWDDCKARGLFHHNITTCETKVLPGEHNFVATLIEGRDQKKRPTEFGMNQVLQPFHSDKFNFTKVKPEEVIFRFQETENDSAQYFDGAPPTVSASPSSILINVSPIGYCHVLLIPQIQECLPQRVDRESFLLAMYVAREAKNPFFRVGYNSLGAFATINHLHFQAYYLKVQYPVEKAPTEKLTVVGNGVSISQLVRYPVSGFAFEGGASLEDLSQVVSDACIFLQENNRPFNVLISESGKRLFLLLQCYAEKQASGKASQEFLDMRINPAVWELSGHLVLKRRKDYDEASAATLCGFLVEASLSEAEFQELKKCVLEFLASASPEK; encoded by the exons ATGCCCGTCATCTCCCCCCTTCCTTTCTCGCTTTTGCCAGCGCCGGCTGCTCCCGCGGCGTCGCGAGCTCGCTGGAACAGCTTCCCGCACCACCGGCTTTTGCGAG TTGAAACAAAAGCAGGCATGTGCAGCAACGGTTTTGATTCAACTAACTGCCTTCGTATGGAGGAGGTTGAGCCGAATTTATCCCCATTTCTCCACAAGCTTTTTAAAGAG TGGGATGACTGCAAGGCGAGGGGATTGTTTCACCACAACATCACTACCTGTGAGACCAAG GTGCTACCTGGAGAACACAATTTTGTTGCAACATTGATAGAAGGGCGTGACCAGAAGAAGCGGCCAACTGAATTTGGAATGAACCAAGTCCTCCAACCATTTCATAGTGACAAGTTCAATTTCACTAAAGTTAAACCGGAGGAGGTGATCTTCAGGTTCCAAGAAACTGAGAATGATTCTGCCCAGTATTTTGACGGAGCTCCTCCCACTGTTTCAGCTTCTCCTAGCAGCATTTTGATCAAC GTGAGCCCAATCGGGTACTGTCATGTGCTTTTGATCCCTCAAATCCAGGAATGCTTGCCGCAAAGGGTTGATCGAGAGAGCTTCTTACTGGCCATGTACGTCGCAAGGGAGGCAAAGAATCCATTCTTCAGAGTTGGCTATAACAGTCTGGGTGCTTTCGCAACAATCAATCACCTCCATTTCCAA GCATACTATCTGAAAGTGCAGTATCCAGTCgaaaaggcgccaacagaaaagcTCACAGTCGTAGGGAACGGTGTCAGCATTTCTCAGCTGGTGCGGTACCCAGTAAGCGGCTTTGCATTTGAAGGGGGAGCGAGCCTGGAGGATCTGTCACAGGTCGTCTCAGATGCATGCATCTTCTTGCAAGAGAATAACAGACCTTTCAATGTCCTTATCTCTGAATCTGGCAAGAGATTATTCCTTCTACTACAG TGCTACGCTGAGAAGCAGGCTTCCGGGAAGGCGAGCCAGGAATTCCTCGACATGAGAATCAACCCAGCGGTGTGGGAGCTCAGCGGCCATCTGGTTCTGAAGAGGAGGAAGGACTACGACGAAGCATCTGCGGCAACACTATGCGGGTTTTTGGTTGAAGCGTCCCTGTCTGAAGCAgagttccaggagctgaagaagtgCGTCTTGGAGTTCCTGGCCAGTGCAAGTCCTGAAAAGTGA
- the LOC123062829 gene encoding DNA repair protein recA homolog 3, mitochondrial: protein MATLLRRASLRRAIASAASAATASSPESYRQVICGSTFHCRDFASKAKKKSKSSGTDSGEENMSKKDLALHQAIDQITTSFGEGAIMWLGRSEGHREVPAVSTGSFSLDLALGIGGLPKGRVIEVYGPEASGKTTLALHVIAEAQKLSGGGYCAFVDAEHALDPTLAESIGVDTGNLLLSQPDSAEQALSLVDTLIRSGSVDVVVVDSVAALVPKTELDGEMGDAHVALQARLMSQALRKLSHSLSLSQTVLLFINQIRSKVQTFGGGFGGPQEVTSGGNALKFYASVRLNIRRIGMVKKGEEIIGSQVTVKIVKNKHAPPFRTAQFELEFGKGICRSSELFDLGLKHKLVKKTGGAYYSFNEQQFHGKDAVKAFLTKNESVAKELEMELRRLIQTEPPRKPEAEDYLLDDSPEEIVRPETSSEEDMAAIIGA, encoded by the exons ATGGCGACCCTCCTGAGGCGCGCGTCGCTGCGGCGGGCcatcgcctccgccgcctcggccgccaccGCCTCCAGCCCCGAG AGCTATAGGCAGGTGATATGTGGCTCTACCTTTCATTGCCGAGATTTCGCATCTAAAG CCAAAAAGAAGTCAAAGTCAAGTGGCACCGACTCCGGTGAGGAGAATATGTCAAAGAAAGACTTGGCTTTACATCAggccattgatcaaataacaacttcGTTCGGGGAAGGAGCAATAATGTGGCTTGGCCGCTCTGAAGGTCATAGAGAAGTACCTGCTGTGTCTACCGGATCTTTCTCTTTGGATCTGGCACTGGGAATTGGTGGGCTTCCAAAG GGACGTGTTATAGAGGTGTACGGCccagaggcttcaggaaagacaaCTCTTGCTCTTCACGTTATTGCAGAAGCACAAAAGCTTAGCGGCGGTG GTTATTGTGCATTTGTAGATGCAGAGCATGCTTTGGATCCAACTCTGGCAGAGTCAATTGGTGTCGACACCGGTAACTTGCTTCTCTCTCAGCCAGACTCTGCTGAGCAAGCACTCAGTCTTGTAGACACGCTGATTCGAAGTGGCTctgttgatgttgttgttgttgacaGT GTAGCAGCTCTTGTCCCCAAGACCGAGCTTGATGGAGAGATGGGTGATGCACATGTGGCTCTCCAAGCCAGACTGATGAGTCAAGCTCTTCGCAAACTGAGCCATTCTCTTTCACTATCCCAGACAGTTTTGCTATTTATTAATCAG ATCAGGTCTAAGGTACAGACGTTTGGGGGAGGATTTGGAGGGCCACAAGAGGTCACTTCCGGTGGAAATGCCCTTAAATTTTATGCCTCAGTTCGCCTGAACATCAGGCGAATTGGCATGGTAAAGAAAGGTGAAGAG ATTATAGGAAGTCAGGTTACTGTGAAGATTGTGAAAAACAAGCATGCCCCACCGTTCAGGACTGCACAGTTTGAGCTGGAATTTGGAAAAGGAATATGCCGCAGTTCAGAGCTTTTTGATCTTGGGTTAAAGCACAAGCTTGTTAAAAAGACCGGGGGCGCGTATTATTCTTTCAACGAACAGCAGTTCCATGGTAAAGATGCCGTTAAAGCTTTCCTTACTAAAAACGAGAGCGTCGCGAAAGAACTGGAGATGGAGCTAAGGAGATTGATCCAAACTGAACCGCCTAGAAAGCCGGAGGCTGAGGACTATCTGCTGGACGATTCGCCTGAAGAGATTGTCAGACCTGAAACGTCATCGGAAGAGGATATGGCCGCTATAATCGGGGCTTAA